One stretch of Thermus filiformis DNA includes these proteins:
- a CDS encoding carbohydrate ABC transporter permease, which yields MKRDLLPYLAFSAPALGVLALFVLYPFLDVVRFSTWDWSGLSEPKPVGLENYRRLLSDPAFYQSLWVTLKFLLLALPAFVLLSLALAVALEGAVYERFVKALLFLPGLVTLGGATLSWYTLFTPEYGALAQLLPIPPWDREGFWALVMVVAFTLWRHLGYGVLVASARLKAIPKALLEAAYVDGATSWQAFRHVTLPLLRPALAFLTVVGTILAFQSYSAVFLLTRGGPYGETRVLGYYLYEAGFENFRLGYAAALTLVILVLTFLFAYAQLRLLKEAE from the coding sequence GTGAAGCGGGACCTCCTCCCCTACCTGGCCTTCTCCGCCCCCGCCTTGGGGGTTTTGGCCCTCTTCGTCCTCTACCCCTTTTTGGATGTGGTGCGGTTTTCCACCTGGGACTGGTCCGGCCTCTCCGAGCCCAAGCCCGTGGGCCTGGAGAACTACCGCCGCCTCCTGAGCGACCCAGCCTTCTACCAAAGCCTCTGGGTCACCCTCAAGTTTCTGCTCCTGGCCCTGCCCGCCTTCGTCCTCCTCTCCCTGGCCCTGGCCGTGGCCCTGGAGGGGGCGGTCTACGAGCGCTTCGTCAAGGCCCTCCTCTTCCTGCCCGGCCTGGTGACCCTGGGCGGGGCCACCCTCTCCTGGTACACCCTCTTCACCCCCGAGTACGGGGCCCTGGCCCAGCTTTTGCCCATCCCCCCCTGGGACCGGGAGGGGTTCTGGGCCCTGGTCATGGTCGTGGCCTTCACCCTCTGGCGGCACCTGGGCTACGGGGTCCTGGTGGCCTCGGCCCGGCTCAAGGCCATCCCCAAGGCCCTCCTCGAGGCGGCCTACGTGGACGGCGCCACCTCCTGGCAGGCCTTCCGCCACGTCACTTTGCCCCTGCTGCGGCCCGCCTTGGCCTTCCTCACCGTGGTGGGGACGATCCTGGCCTTCCAGTCCTACTCTGCCGTCTTCCTTCTCACCCGGGGCGGCCCCTACGGGGAGACCCGGGTCCTGGGCTACTACCTGTACGAGGCGGGGTTTGAGAACTTCCGCCTGGGCTACGCTGCGGCCCTGACCCTGGTCATCCTGGTCCTCACCTTCCTCTTCGCCTACGCCCAGCTGAGGCTCCTCAAGGAGGCGGAATGA
- a CDS encoding carbohydrate ABC transporter permease — translation MRHFFVFLVVLFVALPFLWMAYAAFMPPEAVYSGEVFSQVGLTLENVKRLQKEGFWDRLLFSLGLTGSVVLLQLLFGLMAAYALRGGLRLLPFYLVLMAVPAELLLVPLYGLLKGLRLLDHPLALVLPFAVSPFVVYLLYQALKAVPEELLEAARLDGAGHRVLLFRVLLPLIRPSLVAAGVLSFAAHWNLVLYPRVMVSDPRFWTIQTWLTDLQRKYPVDWGLLSAAALMSILPLALLYLLFERSIVSTFEEGLKG, via the coding sequence ATGAGGCACTTCTTCGTCTTCCTGGTGGTCCTCTTCGTGGCCCTCCCCTTCCTCTGGATGGCCTACGCGGCCTTCATGCCGCCGGAGGCGGTCTACTCGGGAGAGGTCTTCTCCCAGGTGGGCCTCACCCTGGAGAACGTGAAGCGGCTTCAGAAGGAAGGGTTCTGGGACCGGCTCCTCTTCTCCTTGGGCCTGACGGGGAGCGTGGTCCTCCTCCAGCTCCTCTTCGGCCTCATGGCGGCCTACGCCCTCAGGGGGGGGCTCCGGCTCCTCCCCTTCTACCTGGTCCTGATGGCCGTCCCCGCCGAGCTCCTCCTGGTGCCCCTCTACGGCCTTCTGAAGGGCCTCCGCCTCCTGGACCACCCTTTGGCCTTGGTCCTGCCCTTCGCGGTGAGCCCCTTCGTCGTCTACCTCCTCTACCAGGCCCTAAAGGCGGTGCCCGAGGAGCTTCTGGAGGCGGCCCGGCTGGACGGGGCCGGCCACCGGGTCCTCCTCTTCCGGGTCCTGCTGCCCCTAATCCGGCCCAGCCTGGTGGCGGCGGGGGTCCTCTCCTTCGCCGCCCACTGGAACCTGGTCCTCTACCCCCGGGTCATGGTCTCCGACCCCCGGTTCTGGACGATCCAGACCTGGCTCACCGACCTGCAGCGCAAGTACCCCGTGGACTGGGGCCTCCTCTCCGCCGCCGCCCTGATGAGCATCCTGCCCCTGGCCCTCCTCTACCTCCTGTTTGAGCGGAGCATCGTCTCCACCTTTGAGGAAGGGCTCAAGGGGTAG
- a CDS encoding replication-associated recombination protein A codes for MEAAAPLAERLRPRSLEEFVGQAHLVGEGRPLRRMLEERVLSSMVLFGPPGTGKTTLAHLLAQGAGLPLFRLSAVEAGVAEVRKAVEMARKAGRAVLLLDEIHRFNKAQQDALLPHLESGLLVLVGATTENPSFALVPALRSRLRFFPLYPLSEEEVLTLLRRGLGLLGLEGWDEEALRLLAQAAQGDARRALNALELAARLSPRLSLETVRLALGSTPTGMDRLGDAFYDLVSALHKSIRGSHVDAALYYLARLLEGGADPLYVARRLIRIALEDVGLADPLALRLAVAAREAYEALGSPEGELALVEAAVYLALAPKSNSLYTAWQRAQEAARAHPEAPVPLNLRNAPTPLMKALGHGEGYAYYHQDKEGSFAQRYLPEGLEGLTLFEATGEGWEERVQERLKALRARFARTSPKGRASPGKG; via the coding sequence GTGGAGGCCGCAGCACCCCTGGCGGAACGGCTCCGGCCCCGGAGCCTGGAGGAGTTCGTGGGGCAGGCCCACCTGGTGGGGGAGGGCCGCCCCTTAAGGCGGATGCTGGAGGAGAGGGTCCTCTCCTCCATGGTCCTCTTCGGCCCCCCGGGGACGGGGAAGACCACCTTGGCCCACCTCCTGGCCCAGGGGGCGGGCCTGCCCCTCTTCCGGCTCTCCGCGGTGGAGGCGGGGGTGGCCGAGGTGCGGAAGGCGGTGGAGATGGCCCGGAAGGCTGGCCGGGCGGTCCTCCTCCTGGACGAGATCCACCGCTTTAACAAGGCCCAGCAGGACGCCCTTTTGCCCCACCTCGAGTCCGGCCTCCTGGTCCTGGTGGGGGCCACCACGGAGAACCCCTCCTTCGCCCTGGTCCCCGCCCTGCGCTCCCGGCTCCGCTTCTTCCCCCTTTACCCCCTTTCCGAGGAGGAGGTCCTGACCCTGCTTCGCCGCGGGCTGGGCCTTCTGGGCCTGGAGGGGTGGGACGAGGAGGCCCTGCGCCTTTTGGCCCAGGCCGCCCAGGGGGATGCGCGCCGGGCCCTGAACGCCCTCGAGCTCGCGGCCCGCCTCTCCCCCCGCCTCTCCCTGGAGACCGTCCGCTTGGCCCTCGGCTCCACCCCCACCGGGATGGACCGCCTCGGGGACGCGTTTTACGACCTGGTCTCCGCCCTGCACAAGTCCATCCGGGGAAGCCACGTGGACGCCGCCCTCTACTACCTGGCCCGCCTTCTGGAGGGCGGGGCCGACCCCCTCTACGTGGCCCGCCGCCTCATCCGCATCGCCCTGGAGGACGTGGGTCTGGCCGACCCCCTGGCCCTGCGCCTGGCGGTGGCGGCCAGGGAGGCCTACGAGGCCCTGGGAAGCCCGGAAGGGGAGCTGGCCTTGGTGGAGGCGGCGGTCTACCTGGCCCTCGCCCCCAAGTCCAATAGCCTCTACACGGCCTGGCAGAGGGCCCAGGAGGCGGCCAGGGCCCACCCCGAGGCCCCCGTCCCCCTGAACCTAAGGAACGCCCCCACCCCGCTGATGAAGGCCCTGGGCCACGGGGAGGGGTACGCCTACTACCACCAGGACAAGGAGGGGAGCTTCGCCCAGCGGTACCTGCCAGAGGGCCTCGAGGGCCTCACCCTCTTTGAGGCCACGGGGGAAGGGTGGGAGGAGCGGGTGCAGGAGAGGCTAAAGGCCCTGCGGGCGCGCTTCGCAAGAACCTCCCCCAAGGGCCGAGCCAGCCCGGGAAAGGGCTAA
- the typA gene encoding translational GTPase TypA — protein sequence MEFRNIAIIAHVDHGKTTLVDAMLRQSGALERGEEGERLLDSFDLERERGITILAKNTALYWRGTKINIVDTPGHADFGGEVERALSMVDGVLLLVDAAEGPMPQTRFVLRKALEAGLKPLVVINKVDKKEARPDEVLSLTFDLMVELGASEEQLDFPYLYAIGREGRAWREEPRPDLSELFEAILAHIPPPRVEEGPFQLRVANLDHSPYLGRIALGRIHRGRVRKGEKVAVLAREGLREAKVVALFTHHGLGRLEVEEAVAGDIVALAGMEGVEIGDTLAALEAPEALPRLEVDEPTVALTLTPNTSPFAGREGRYVTSRQLKERLLKELQTNVALRVVETAPDTFELQGRGELHLAVLLETLRREGYEFSVGQPRVLLKEGLEPYEYLVVDVPESRFGPVMEALGSRKAQMQHMEQGEGRVRADFVLPARALFGFRSQFLSLTAGEGVMSHTFHGYGPYLGPLETRRTGSAVAMEAGVAYAYSLFRLQERIQFFIEPGTEVYVGMIVGEHVRENDLDVNVCINKKLTNVRAAGSDENIRLVPPRRLGLEEALEFLAPDELLEVTPKSLRLRKRVLDPSQRKRSEKLGV from the coding sequence ATGGAGTTTAGAAACATAGCGATCATAGCCCACGTGGACCACGGCAAGACCACCCTGGTGGACGCAATGCTCCGCCAGTCGGGGGCCCTGGAGCGGGGGGAGGAGGGGGAGCGGCTTCTGGACTCCTTTGACCTCGAGCGGGAGCGGGGCATCACCATCCTGGCCAAGAACACCGCCTTGTACTGGCGGGGGACCAAGATCAACATCGTGGACACGCCGGGCCACGCGGACTTCGGCGGGGAGGTGGAGCGGGCCCTTTCCATGGTGGACGGGGTCCTGCTCCTGGTGGACGCGGCGGAGGGGCCCATGCCCCAGACACGGTTCGTCCTGCGCAAGGCCCTGGAGGCGGGGCTGAAGCCCCTGGTGGTGATAAACAAGGTGGACAAGAAGGAGGCCCGGCCCGACGAGGTCCTGTCCCTCACCTTTGACCTGATGGTGGAGCTCGGGGCCTCGGAGGAGCAGCTGGACTTTCCCTACCTCTACGCCATCGGCCGGGAGGGGCGGGCCTGGCGGGAGGAGCCCCGGCCCGACCTATCGGAGCTCTTTGAGGCCATCCTGGCCCACATCCCCCCGCCCAGGGTGGAGGAGGGCCCCTTCCAGCTCCGGGTGGCCAACCTGGACCACTCCCCCTACCTGGGCCGCATCGCCCTCGGCCGCATCCACCGGGGGCGGGTGCGGAAGGGGGAAAAGGTGGCGGTCCTGGCCCGGGAGGGCCTCCGGGAGGCCAAGGTGGTGGCCCTCTTCACCCACCACGGCCTGGGCCGCCTCGAGGTGGAGGAGGCCGTGGCCGGGGACATCGTGGCCCTGGCGGGGATGGAGGGGGTGGAGATCGGCGACACCCTGGCCGCTTTGGAGGCCCCGGAGGCCCTCCCCCGCCTGGAGGTGGACGAGCCCACCGTGGCCCTCACCCTCACCCCCAACACCAGCCCCTTCGCGGGCCGGGAGGGGCGGTACGTGACCAGCCGCCAGCTCAAGGAGCGGCTTCTCAAGGAGCTCCAGACCAACGTGGCCCTGCGGGTGGTGGAGACCGCCCCGGACACCTTTGAGCTCCAGGGTCGGGGGGAGCTCCACCTCGCCGTCCTCCTGGAGACCCTCAGGCGGGAGGGGTACGAGTTTAGCGTGGGCCAGCCCCGGGTCTTGCTCAAGGAGGGGCTCGAGCCCTACGAGTACCTGGTGGTGGACGTGCCGGAAAGCCGCTTCGGCCCGGTGATGGAGGCTTTGGGAAGCCGGAAGGCCCAGATGCAGCACATGGAGCAGGGGGAGGGCCGGGTCCGGGCCGACTTCGTCCTGCCGGCCCGGGCGCTTTTCGGCTTCCGGAGCCAGTTCCTCTCCCTCACCGCCGGGGAGGGGGTGATGAGCCACACCTTCCACGGCTACGGCCCCTACCTGGGCCCCCTGGAGACCCGGCGCACGGGGAGCGCGGTGGCCATGGAGGCGGGGGTGGCCTACGCCTACAGCCTCTTCCGGCTCCAGGAGCGCATCCAGTTCTTCATAGAGCCGGGGACGGAGGTCTACGTGGGCATGATCGTGGGGGAGCACGTCCGGGAGAACGACCTGGACGTGAACGTCTGCATCAACAAGAAGCTCACCAACGTCCGGGCCGCGGGCTCGGACGAGAACATCCGCCTGGTCCCGCCCCGCAGGCTGGGCCTCGAGGAGGCCCTGGAGTTCCTGGCCCCCGACGAGCTCCTGGAGGTCACCCCGAAAAGCCTGCGCCTGCGCAAGCGGGTCCTGGACCCCTCACAGAGGAAGCGCTCCGAGAAGCTGGGGGTGTAG
- a CDS encoding DUF1028 domain-containing protein has translation MVVATFSLVARDPDTGDLGVAVASKFLAVGAVVPHAEAGVGAIATQSYANPRFGPQGLALLRQGASPEGVLEAFRRTDPGLEKRQFGLVTARGEALTFTGQDCHPWAGGVAGEGFAAQGNLLAGPEVVEAMAQTFQASRAPFPERLLLALEAGEKAGGDRRGRQSAALLVVGEGKGYGGLWDRYVDLRVDDHPEPIPELFRLLSLHRLLFGRGRPRPLKEGEIRWIQALLQREEGYEGGVTGRWDEATEAAFLRLIGRENLEERYGGGSLLDEEVLDYLKERFGWSS, from the coding sequence ATGGTGGTCGCCACCTTCTCCCTGGTGGCCCGGGACCCGGACACGGGGGACCTGGGCGTGGCCGTGGCCAGCAAGTTCCTGGCGGTGGGGGCGGTGGTGCCCCACGCGGAGGCGGGCGTGGGGGCCATCGCCACCCAGTCCTACGCCAACCCCCGCTTCGGCCCCCAGGGCCTGGCCCTCCTGCGGCAGGGGGCCTCCCCGGAAGGGGTCCTGGAGGCTTTCCGCCGCACCGATCCTGGGCTGGAAAAGCGCCAGTTCGGCCTGGTGACCGCCCGGGGAGAGGCCCTCACCTTCACCGGCCAAGACTGCCACCCCTGGGCGGGCGGGGTGGCGGGGGAGGGGTTCGCCGCCCAGGGCAACCTCCTGGCGGGCCCCGAGGTGGTGGAGGCCATGGCCCAGACCTTCCAGGCCTCCCGGGCCCCCTTCCCCGAGCGGCTCCTCCTGGCCCTGGAGGCGGGGGAGAAGGCCGGGGGGGACCGGCGGGGCCGGCAGTCGGCGGCGCTCCTGGTGGTGGGCGAGGGCAAGGGGTACGGGGGGCTTTGGGACCGGTACGTGGACCTTCGGGTGGACGACCACCCGGAGCCGATCCCCGAGCTCTTCCGCCTCCTCTCCCTCCACCGCCTCCTCTTCGGCCGGGGGCGGCCCAGACCGCTTAAGGAAGGGGAGATCCGCTGGATCCAGGCCCTTTTGCAGCGGGAGGAGGGGTACGAGGGCGGGGTCACGGGCCGCTGGGACGAGGCCACGGAGGCAGCCTTCCTCCGGCTCATCGGCCGGGAGAACCTGGAGGAGCGCTACGGGGGAGGGAGCCTCCTGGACGAGGAGGTCCTGGACTACCTGAAGGAGCGGTTCGGATGGTCGTCCTAG
- a CDS encoding NUDIX hydrolase produces MVVLGAGGVVFNPQGEVLLLRDRMGFWVFPKGHLEAGETPEEAAVREVLEETGIRARVISPLPSTAYVNPKGVRREVVWFLMEGEGTPRLEAGMTGAGFFPVEEARRLLAFPEDLGLLEAALALRP; encoded by the coding sequence ATGGTCGTCCTAGGCGCGGGCGGCGTGGTCTTCAACCCCCAGGGGGAGGTCCTCCTCCTGCGGGACCGGATGGGGTTCTGGGTCTTCCCCAAGGGGCACCTCGAGGCGGGCGAGACCCCCGAGGAGGCGGCGGTGCGGGAGGTCCTGGAGGAGACGGGCATCCGGGCCCGGGTCATCTCCCCCCTGCCCTCCACCGCCTACGTCAACCCCAAGGGGGTGCGGCGGGAGGTGGTCTGGTTCCTGATGGAGGGGGAGGGGACGCCCCGCCTCGAGGCGGGCATGACCGGCGCGGGCTTCTTCCCGGTGGAGGAGGCCCGGAGGCTTTTGGCCTTTCCCGAGGACCTCGGGCTTCTGGAGGCGGCCCTTGCTCTACGCCCTTGA
- a CDS encoding gamma carbonic anhydrase family protein: MLYALEDKTPQVHPSAFVAESAVVVGDVVIGEGASVWFQAVLRGDLERVVVGPGSNVQDGAVLHADPGFPCLLGPSVTVGHRAVVHGAVVEEGALVGIGAVVLNGARIGRNAVVGAGAVVPPGVVIPEGMLALGVPARPVRPTDPPTNAPRYQALAQRYRQGLRPWGRPVRLRLTLRGEDALNPFSDLHLRLKREAPEALLLLRRIASSQVGLLDPEDRLVRRLLREGLLAED; encoded by the coding sequence TTGCTCTACGCCCTTGAGGACAAGACCCCCCAGGTCCACCCCAGCGCCTTCGTGGCGGAAAGCGCGGTGGTGGTGGGGGACGTGGTCATCGGGGAGGGGGCCTCGGTCTGGTTCCAGGCGGTGCTCCGGGGGGACCTGGAGCGGGTGGTGGTGGGCCCGGGGAGCAACGTCCAAGACGGGGCCGTCCTACACGCCGACCCCGGCTTCCCCTGCCTCCTCGGCCCCTCGGTCACCGTGGGCCACCGGGCGGTGGTCCACGGGGCGGTGGTGGAGGAGGGGGCCTTGGTGGGCATCGGGGCGGTGGTGCTGAACGGGGCCCGGATCGGGCGGAACGCGGTGGTGGGGGCGGGGGCGGTGGTCCCGCCGGGGGTGGTGATCCCCGAGGGGATGCTGGCCCTGGGGGTGCCCGCCCGGCCCGTCCGCCCTACCGACCCCCCCACAAACGCCCCCCGGTACCAGGCCCTGGCCCAGCGGTACCGGCAGGGGCTCAGACCCTGGGGAAGGCCGGTGCGGCTCCGGCTCACCCTGCGGGGGGAGGACGCCTTGAACCCCTTCAGCGACCTCCACCTCCGCCTCAAGCGGGAAGCGCCGGAGGCCCTCCTCCTCCTGCGGCGGATCGCCTCGAGCCAGGTGGGGCTTCTGGACCCGGAGGACCGGCTCGTCCGGCGGCTTCTGAGGGAGGGCCTCCTGGCGGAGGACTAA
- the folE gene encoding GTP cyclohydrolase I FolE: MERKMVKLEDTGLTFETEVDLERLKGLALGWLEAIGEDPAREGLRKTPERVAKAWAFLTRGYRQNLKEIVNEAVFQAEGSELVVVKGIEFYSMCEHHLLPFFGQVHIGYIPDGKILGLSKFARIVDMFARRLQVQERLAVQIAEAIQEVLSPRGVGVVIEGVHLCMMMRGVEKQHSRTTTSAMLGVFREDQKTREEFLSLIR, encoded by the coding sequence ATGGAACGCAAGATGGTGAAACTGGAAGACACGGGACTGACCTTTGAGACCGAGGTGGACCTCGAGCGCCTGAAGGGCCTGGCCCTGGGCTGGCTCGAGGCCATAGGCGAGGACCCAGCCCGGGAGGGCCTCCGGAAGACCCCGGAGCGGGTGGCCAAGGCCTGGGCCTTCCTCACCCGGGGGTACCGGCAGAACCTGAAGGAGATCGTCAACGAGGCGGTCTTCCAGGCGGAGGGGAGCGAGCTGGTGGTGGTCAAGGGGATTGAGTTCTACTCCATGTGCGAGCACCACCTCCTCCCCTTCTTCGGCCAAGTGCACATCGGCTACATCCCGGACGGGAAGATCCTGGGGCTTTCCAAGTTCGCCCGCATCGTGGACATGTTCGCCCGCCGCCTCCAGGTGCAGGAGCGCCTGGCGGTCCAGATCGCCGAGGCCATCCAGGAGGTCCTCTCCCCCCGGGGGGTGGGGGTGGTCATAGAGGGGGTCCACCTCTGCATGATGATGCGGGGGGTGGAGAAGCAGCACTCCCGGACCACCACGAGCGCCATGCTCGGCGTGTTCCGGGAGGACCAAAAGACCCGGGAGGAGTTCCTGAGCCTTATCCGCTGA